Genomic segment of Iocasia fonsfrigidae:
ATAATAATACTTTGTTATTCTCTTAATAAAAGTATAACTAATTAATCCAATTCCTTATAGTTACTTTAGACATCAAAATATATATCACTAAAGTAACATATTAAAATATCTTATAGATGATATAATCTATATAGAAGTGTTAAAAAGGATAATTTTAACAAACAATCGGGCAGAGTAAAACTTCCCATCTACCAGAAGATATCAAACTTATAACAGTTTAGTAGATAGAATACTCTTGAAAATAAAGGAAGGCAAAGGGGGCTGAGAATGGAATAAAATTACTTGAAATTATTGAAGAAAAGATGCCTGATATCATTCTGACGGGTATCAGGATGTGATGGGTTGACAAACTAGTTAACAAGTCGAAGTCAGTTAATATGGACTGAATTTAAAAATCGGCACACTGTATCTTTTGCAAAGTTAGACTCATTTTTCCCTGTCAACATATTCATATACATGGAATTCCACATAGCTCCATGGGATCAATTTTACATATTTTTGTGTTTTTCCTCCAAAGCTAGTCCTTAATAGTATATTTTAGGGATAAAGAAAAATAGTCACCCCATATACTTCCTGTTATAAAAAATCTAATTTGCTCCGCAAATTACTCTCTCTTATAAACGAAAACCCCCTATCATCAGTGTCTGATAAGGAGTTATATAATAAGTCGTTATTTCTATACATTAGAAGCATAATAATCTATTTTTTATAAATATTTACTTAAAATATCCTACCCGTTCACCTACAGGCACTGCTTGATATGGATCATTGCCTGCGGCAGCTTGATAAAAATAAACAGTAACTGCATATTTAGTGGCATTACCCTCCCATTCATTAGGATAATATTTTTCAAAAACACCCTCAAATGATTTTTGATATGGGACATTATCCGCTACCTGCAATCTTAGCAGTGAGATATTACCATTACTATTATTTTCATTTAAAGTCTGACAGTGAAAGGCACTGTCAAAATGATCTGGACAGGCCCAGGCATAGCCAAAATAGTCTTCAGTACCAGTTCCAAATGTAGAAGGGAATTTTTCCCCATCGACAAAGAATTTTTCATCACCTTCACCCCACCAATAGTCACCAGGTTTGGCACCTTGCCAGTGTTCGACCCAAACTGGATTCCAGATATGAAGATGAATACCACAAAAACGACCTCTACCCTCTGTCTTCAAAAAAGGCCAATCTGGCCATCTATCTTCATCTTCTATCAACAAGACATCACGGTGCCACTTAGCATGAAAACGTCCAAACTTTTCAATCTTTTCATATAAGGGTTTATGAGTAATTATGAATCTTACAGATTGCTCTTCTTTACTATCGTTACTCAATTGTAATAAAGCATTATCACTAAAAGGCATAAACCAGCGGGAATAAAAACCTTCTTCGCTCATACCCATCATTAGGGAATAATATCTATTAACACCCGGCGCTGTACCAAAAAAGTCACCCAGTGGACTCCAGACAGATGCTTCTTCTTCATTATCCCAATAGATACTAATGGCCAATTCCCGCAGCAGTTTGCGTTCAGCAATAAGGCCTGTAGGTAAATCCATCTTAACCTGCAATGAGGTTATGGCTCTGCATTCATCAATGTAACTAATATCTATACTGCATATATCTACTGTTTCTCCAGGTCCTACTTTTATCTCTATTTCTTCGACTTCTTCATCTTCATCAAAAATAAAGGGGTTTTCTCTTTTTTCTTTTAAATTATCATTCACTTCCTGTAATGCTTTACGATCTTCTTCATTAAATTTACCCTTAAAAGAAGGAACTTTAGACTCCTCAGGGAATTCACCATAAGTGACATGATAATAAGCTCCCCATTCTTCACTTAAAGTTATCTTACAT
This window contains:
- a CDS encoding glycoside hydrolase family 172 protein; this translates as MEYKDIVQRLINVEKLAELPFEGEKCKQWSSYDRRSKYDSETDSYIGWGANADGDGIIRQEGEEQVIAEIDGPGVIWRVWSADPKEGHIKIYIDDAEEPVLDMPFKDYFDNSKPFFNFPELVYIKARGCNNYLPITFQKSCKITLSEEWGAYYHVTYGEFPEESKVPSFKGKFNEEDRKALQEVNDNLKEKRENPFIFDEDEEVEEIEIKVGPGETVDICSIDISYIDECRAITSLQVKMDLPTGLIAERKLLRELAISIYWDNEEEASVWSPLGDFFGTAPGVNRYYSLMMGMSEEGFYSRWFMPFSDNALLQLSNDSKEEQSVRFIITHKPLYEKIEKFGRFHAKWHRDVLLIEDEDRWPDWPFLKTEGRGRFCGIHLHIWNPVWVEHWQGAKPGDYWWGEGDEKFFVDGEKFPSTFGTGTEDYFGYAWACPDHFDSAFHCQTLNENNSNGNISLLRLQVADNVPYQKSFEGVFEKYYPNEWEGNATKYAVTVYFYQAAAGNDPYQAVPVGERVGYFK